Within the Clostridiaceae bacterium genome, the region AAGGGGCCTCTGATGTTGCTGATATAAATTATGGTATTGGAGAAAATAAGAATAGTTCTGATGCTAATTCTGATGATAAATTAGTCCCAGCAGGTAATGATTATAATAAGCATACAAAAAATGCTGATTCTTCAGCAACAGTTTCTGCGGAAGTTGATGCAACAGAGAAAAATACTGCGGTAACAAATAAACCAAAAGATAATACTGCAGAAGCAAATACTCCAAACACCAATAACATGGATGCCAGTGACACCAAACCTCCAGATACCAATGGTTCTGCCGGAAGAAGCAATAATCAGCCTGACAGGGAAATCCAGGGGACAAGCCGGCAGGAAGTTGCTATTACCGAAGAAAGAGTTAAGGAGTTAGAGAATAAGGTTTCATTGTCGGATAAAGGAAAAGCGCTGCAGATTGTTGCTTCGAGATTAAAAGCAGAAGATATTTCTTTACTTAGAAGTATGGCTAAAAATGGAATTACTGCAGAAGAGATCGAGATGGCCAAAAAAATTTTAAAAGAGAGAATTACCGAAGAAGAAAAAGAATTTTTGAAAGGATTACTTTCAAAATATAATATTTTTCCCTGATCCATTATGCCTAATTCTGTTTTAATAGGGAAGTATCTATGCTATAATAATCTGTGCTATAATATAATAAGAAAATTATTTGGGAGGCTGTTACATGAAACATATAAAAACTATTAACAGTAAAGTACTTATCGAAAGTATGAAAAACGGTGGATGCGGTGAATGTCAGACATCTTGCCAGTCTGCATGCAAGACTTCCTGTACTGTTGCGAATCAAAAATGTGAAAAATAAAATTAGGGGAAACAAGAGGACGGTTTTCCCGTTAACTTGAGTGTTAACAGGAGGCCGTCTTCTTATTTGATCTTTTTTAAATAGTTTTTGGAGTAGTTTTTGGAGGATATCATGATACACAAATATAAGCTTTATGACACAAATATTGTGTTGGATGTAAACAGCGGAGCAGTCCATGTATTTGACCAGGCTGCCTATGATATTATAGATTACTATAAAAAGGAAAATGTTGATGATATAAAAAAGAGATTTTCTTCAGTATATAATCTTTCAGTTGTTGAAGAGGCCTTGAAAGAAATTGAAGAGCTTGAAAAACAAGGTTTGTTGTTTACTGATGATATCTATGAGCAAAATGTTCCGTTAATGAACAGAAAACCCGTTGTAAAAGCTTTGTGCCTGCATGTTGCCCATGATTGCAACATGAGGTGTAAATACTGTTTTGCTTCAACTGGAGATTTTGGAATAAAAAGAGCTTTAATGGATCCCGAGATTGGTAAGAAAGCTATTGATTTTATTATTAATGCTTCTGGTTCCCGTAGGAATTTGGAAATAGACTTTTTTGGCGGTGAGCCGCTCCTTAATATGAAAACAGTTAAAGAAATAGTTTCTTACGCCAGGGAAAAAGAAAAGAAATATAATAAGAAATTCAGGTTTACCATTACAACAAACGCCCTATTATTAAATGATGAAAATATAGACTATATTAAT harbors:
- the scfA gene encoding six-cysteine peptide SCIFF, whose protein sequence is MKHIKTINSKVLIESMKNGGCGECQTSCQSACKTSCTVANQKCEK